From a single Natronorubrum tibetense GA33 genomic region:
- a CDS encoding formyltetrahydrofolate deformylase: MTTDITEITVIGDDDTGLIARVTSLLFERGINIEDLDQAVRDGVFRMYLAVDTSEMVCTEETLREDLSELGDDLGLDVQVRFPADRDSQQIAVLVTKESHCLEAMFEAWANDELGADIGVVIGNHDDLQPLAEHYDVPFHDIGDEGGQQNEDELLELLAEYDVDLIVLARYMRILSPNVVFRYEDRIINVHPSLLPAFPGAEAYRQAIEEGVRVAGVTAHYVTTDLDQGPVITQRAFDVPDDAELDDMKHRGQPLEADALLEAVKLHLNGDVSVHRGRTSVRENGEEYQLGLPDEIDEFTPDRPVDGIGSVVANNQ, translated from the coding sequence ATGACGACCGATATCACCGAAATCACCGTGATCGGGGACGACGACACCGGGCTCATCGCCCGGGTGACGAGCCTCCTGTTCGAGCGCGGAATCAATATCGAGGATCTTGATCAGGCCGTCCGCGACGGCGTCTTCCGCATGTATCTCGCCGTCGACACCTCCGAGATGGTCTGTACAGAGGAGACGCTCCGCGAGGACCTCTCCGAACTCGGCGACGACCTCGGTCTCGACGTTCAGGTCCGGTTCCCAGCCGACCGCGATAGCCAGCAGATCGCCGTCCTGGTCACGAAGGAGAGCCACTGCCTCGAGGCGATGTTCGAGGCGTGGGCCAACGACGAACTCGGCGCGGACATCGGGGTCGTCATCGGGAACCACGACGACCTCCAGCCGCTGGCCGAACACTACGACGTCCCCTTCCACGACATCGGCGACGAGGGCGGACAGCAGAACGAGGACGAACTCCTCGAACTCCTCGCCGAGTACGACGTCGATCTGATCGTCCTCGCGCGGTACATGCGCATCCTCAGCCCCAACGTGGTCTTTCGCTACGAGGACCGTATTATCAACGTCCACCCGTCGCTACTGCCCGCGTTCCCCGGCGCGGAGGCGTACCGGCAGGCAATCGAGGAGGGCGTCCGCGTGGCCGGTGTCACTGCTCACTACGTGACCACCGATCTCGATCAGGGACCGGTCATCACCCAGCGCGCGTTCGACGTCCCCGACGACGCCGAGCTAGACGACATGAAACACCGGGGCCAGCCCCTCGAGGCGGACGCCCTGCTCGAGGCCGTGAAACTCCACCTGAACGGCGACGTCTCGGTCCACCGCGGCCGGACGTCGGTCCGGGAGAACGGCGAGGAGTACCAGCTCGGCCTGCCCGACGAAATCGACGAATTCACGCCGGACCGCCCGGTCGACGGGATCGGGAGCGTCGTCGCGAACAACCAGTAA
- a CDS encoding DUF7576 family protein, which produces MADSTDEDSPECRTCGDPVASSSEQRVVTTLENGETVYQHFCSDDCLESWESSVNRNERM; this is translated from the coding sequence ATGGCCGATTCGACGGACGAGGACTCACCCGAGTGCCGAACGTGTGGCGACCCCGTAGCATCGTCTTCCGAGCAACGCGTCGTCACGACGCTCGAGAACGGCGAGACGGTCTACCAGCACTTCTGTAGCGACGACTGCCTCGAGAGTTGGGAGTCGTCGGTCAACCGCAACGAACGGATGTAG
- a CDS encoding enoyl-CoA hydratase/isomerase family protein — MESNAPPTSQPTAVEISHDGRIGRITLSRPDAMNTFSTELAQGLDEALRSLDDASDVRAIVVDGAGETFSAGIDLSEYRDHDTEAEYEEWVTLMEEPFHTVTEMQTPVIAAAHGHAAANGIGLVAACDLAVAAEGTKFGATAPKVGLFCMGPAVPLMESLTRKRCLELLLTGDLIDAETALEWGLLNRVAPDGEHVTAAMELAETVASKSPTAIGMGKTAFYEMVDRDYGEALDYSNARFAELCATDDARDGIEAFLQGEPLSADEWPEG, encoded by the coding sequence ATGGAATCCAATGCTCCACCGACCAGCCAGCCGACGGCCGTCGAGATCAGCCACGACGGACGTATCGGTCGTATCACGCTCTCTCGTCCGGACGCGATGAACACGTTCAGTACGGAACTCGCACAGGGACTCGACGAGGCGCTCCGCTCGCTCGATGACGCGTCCGACGTGCGAGCGATCGTCGTCGACGGTGCAGGCGAGACCTTTTCGGCCGGTATCGATCTCTCCGAGTACCGCGATCACGACACCGAAGCGGAATATGAGGAATGGGTGACGCTGATGGAAGAACCGTTCCACACCGTGACCGAGATGCAGACTCCCGTGATCGCCGCCGCGCACGGCCACGCAGCGGCCAACGGGATCGGTCTGGTCGCCGCCTGCGATCTGGCCGTCGCCGCCGAGGGGACCAAGTTCGGAGCGACGGCTCCAAAAGTCGGCCTGTTCTGTATGGGACCGGCCGTACCGCTGATGGAGTCGCTCACCAGAAAGCGGTGTCTCGAGTTGCTTTTGACCGGCGACCTGATCGACGCCGAGACCGCACTCGAGTGGGGGCTGCTCAACCGCGTCGCGCCCGACGGGGAACACGTGACGGCGGCGATGGAACTCGCCGAGACCGTGGCATCGAAGAGTCCGACGGCGATCGGGATGGGGAAGACGGCGTTCTACGAGATGGTCGACCGGGACTACGGGGAAGCGCTCGACTACTCGAACGCGCGGTTCGCGGAGCTCTGTGCGACGGACGACGCGCGAGACGGTATCGAAGCCTTCCTGCAGGGTGAGCCGCTCTCCGCCGACGAGTGGCCCGAGGGATAA
- a CDS encoding acetamidase/formamidase family protein: MTQQEGREAQQKLFVDQYTLGLIGPDQEWAGTVADGGTIETYTPPGCWGPMVTPEFRGGHEVTRPIRVEGASVGDAVALHIRDVEVTSMATSTGSMAEREDAFGDDPFVDHRCPECGTEWPETIVEGTGEESIKCVECGANASSFGFEYGYTVAFDDDRTVGITLDEDGAHELAKDAAEVMDIPENSRQHPILLYEPDEMPGTLGRLRPFIGNVGTTPPVTMPDSHNAGDFGQFLIGAEHDYGVETEADLEDRTDGHMDIPQVRPGATLICPVKIDGAGVYVGDLHANQGDGELSLHTTDVSGTVTMDVEVIEGLELDGPLLLPPEEDLPFISKPYSDEEREAGRELGAQHGVDVEDDMGPIQVIGSGATVNDATQNAFDRATDLLEMSEGEVRSRCTFTGGVQIGRLPGVVQLDLLAPMDVLEDRGIDHLVREQYGL, encoded by the coding sequence ATGACACAACAAGAGGGACGAGAGGCCCAACAGAAACTGTTCGTGGATCAGTACACACTTGGACTGATCGGTCCGGACCAGGAGTGGGCGGGAACCGTCGCGGACGGCGGGACGATCGAGACGTACACGCCGCCGGGCTGCTGGGGCCCGATGGTAACGCCCGAGTTCCGCGGCGGCCACGAGGTCACCCGACCGATTCGCGTCGAGGGGGCGTCAGTCGGAGACGCGGTCGCGCTCCACATTCGGGATGTCGAGGTGACGAGCATGGCGACGAGCACGGGGTCGATGGCCGAACGGGAGGACGCCTTCGGAGATGACCCGTTCGTCGACCACCGCTGTCCGGAGTGTGGCACCGAGTGGCCCGAGACCATCGTCGAGGGAACCGGCGAGGAGTCGATCAAATGTGTGGAGTGCGGTGCGAACGCCTCCTCCTTTGGCTTCGAGTACGGCTACACCGTCGCGTTCGACGACGATCGAACGGTGGGGATCACGCTCGACGAGGACGGCGCACACGAACTCGCAAAAGACGCCGCCGAGGTGATGGACATTCCCGAGAACTCCCGCCAGCATCCCATCCTCTTGTACGAACCCGACGAGATGCCCGGGACCCTTGGACGGCTTCGACCGTTCATCGGCAACGTCGGCACTACGCCGCCGGTTACGATGCCCGACTCGCACAACGCGGGCGACTTCGGCCAGTTCCTCATCGGAGCCGAACACGACTACGGCGTCGAGACCGAAGCCGACCTCGAGGATCGAACCGACGGCCACATGGACATCCCGCAGGTCCGACCCGGCGCAACGCTGATCTGTCCCGTCAAGATCGACGGGGCCGGCGTCTACGTCGGCGACCTCCACGCGAATCAGGGCGACGGCGAACTCTCCCTGCACACGACCGACGTCAGCGGGACGGTTACGATGGACGTCGAGGTCATTGAGGGCCTCGAACTCGACGGCCCCCTCCTCTTGCCGCCCGAAGAGGACCTCCCGTTCATCAGCAAACCCTACAGCGACGAAGAGCGCGAGGCAGGCCGCGAACTCGGCGCACAGCACGGCGTCGACGTTGAGGACGATATGGGGCCGATCCAGGTGATCGGCTCCGGCGCGACGGTCAACGACGCCACGCAGAACGCCTTCGACCGGGCCACCGACCTCCTCGAGATGAGCGAGGGCGAGGTCCGTTCGCGGTGTACGTTCACCGGCGGCGTCCAGATCGGGCGGCTCCCCGGCGTCGTGCAACTCGACCTGCTCGCGCCGATGGATGTGCTCGAGGATCGGGGTATCGACCATCTGGTACGTGAGCAGTACGGGCTGTAG
- a CDS encoding ubiquitin-like small modifier protein 1: protein MEITVYGPLRSATGEKTVSLEFDGDTVVDAIDEFANAYPRAVQYLYDDGTELRPSVRVSVDGERARLEEPVSDDASLALVPAVQGGSQK from the coding sequence ATGGAGATCACGGTGTATGGGCCGTTGCGAAGCGCGACCGGAGAGAAGACGGTGTCGCTCGAGTTTGATGGTGACACCGTTGTAGATGCGATCGACGAGTTCGCAAACGCGTATCCGCGAGCGGTGCAGTACCTCTACGACGACGGTACCGAACTGCGACCGAGCGTCAGGGTCTCGGTCGACGGCGAGCGCGCGCGGCTCGAGGAGCCGGTTTCGGACGACGCGTCGCTGGCGCTGGTGCCGGCCGTTCAGGGTGGCTCTCAAAAATAA
- a CDS encoding phosphoribosylaminoimidazolesuccinocarboxamide synthase: MTSVKEFRIEEAATNEELGEGSFVFTDAYSVFDWGQMPDQIPEKGASLCAMGAFNFELLESEGVPTHYRGVVEDGEVIPLAESSRPPWEMAIDLTQVPDLPNEGREYDYDHYHDAAGENYLIPLEVVFRNRVPVGSSLRRRTNPADHSLEFESWPEEAVDLAEPIVEFTTKYEEGDRQLGREEADTIAGRADIEALESVAREVNRIVTEQAESAGLVHEDGKIECLYYQGEIRVADVVGTFDENRFSYEGTQLSKEVLRQHHKRTQPEWVQAVEAAKAEAKQEDVADWKSLCDESPESLEEGVLETARDLYCAGANAYTGQELFDAPPLSSAIGAVQRL, from the coding sequence ATGACGAGTGTCAAAGAGTTCCGCATCGAAGAGGCGGCAACCAACGAGGAACTCGGCGAAGGCTCGTTCGTCTTCACCGACGCTTACTCAGTGTTCGACTGGGGACAGATGCCCGACCAGATCCCCGAGAAGGGCGCGAGCCTCTGTGCGATGGGCGCGTTCAACTTCGAACTGCTCGAGTCCGAGGGCGTCCCGACCCATTACCGCGGTGTTGTCGAAGACGGTGAGGTCATCCCCCTCGCCGAGTCGTCGCGCCCGCCGTGGGAGATGGCCATCGATCTCACGCAGGTACCCGACCTGCCCAACGAGGGTCGGGAGTACGACTACGACCACTACCACGACGCGGCCGGCGAGAATTACCTAATCCCGCTCGAGGTCGTCTTCCGCAATCGCGTGCCGGTCGGCTCGAGCCTCCGTCGGCGGACCAATCCCGCGGACCACAGTCTCGAGTTCGAGAGCTGGCCCGAGGAGGCCGTCGACCTCGCAGAGCCGATCGTCGAATTCACGACGAAGTACGAGGAGGGCGACCGGCAACTCGGTCGCGAGGAGGCTGATACCATCGCCGGACGGGCCGATATCGAGGCCCTCGAGTCCGTCGCTCGCGAGGTCAACCGGATCGTCACCGAGCAGGCCGAGTCGGCCGGGCTGGTCCACGAAGACGGCAAGATCGAGTGTCTGTACTACCAGGGCGAGATCCGCGTCGCGGACGTCGTCGGCACGTTCGACGAGAACCGCTTCAGCTACGAGGGCACCCAGCTTTCGAAGGAGGTCCTCCGCCAGCATCACAAGCGCACCCAGCCCGAGTGGGTTCAGGCCGTCGAGGCCGCGAAAGCCGAAGCGAAGCAGGAGGACGTCGCGGATTGGAAGTCCCTCTGTGACGAGTCACCCGAATCCCTCGAGGAGGGCGTCCTCGAGACGGCGCGGGATCTCTACTGTGCCGGCGCGAACGCCTACACCGGCCAGGAGCTGTTCGACGCGCCGCCGCTTTCGAGTGCGATCGGTGCCGTCCAGCGGCTGTAG
- the cofH gene encoding 7,8-didemethyl-8-hydroxy-5-deazariboflavin synthase subunit CofH, with protein MERPVTEADLVFEHVPETDQSFENALEKSRAGDRLTVDDAIELLTTGTDIEGIDRTRKERVLEAADRRRAEVVGDEVTFVANINNNVTTACNVGCLFCNFKDAAHTFERDSEVETAGFTKTPGESREIVADAVERGVYEVTSVSGLHPAFTLDEEHREILEAHPEPKEVNYKPPERYATDPGTYAEQMEAMSVDDVHVHSMTPEEGYHARRGTDWSYEEVYGRLKDAGLDTVPGTAAEILVDEVRDVICPGKIGTDDWLEAMEAAANVGLGLTATIMYGHVDNEAHRAMHLKRVRDLQERVDGAITEFVPLSFVHQNTPLFEHDVVSGGASIDEDELMIAVARLFLDNIDHVQSSWVKYGDEQGLKMLSCGADDYMGTILSEEITTRAGGEHGEFRSFEDYVEMITSIGRVPVERSTDYETRRVIDPDDPPFGPQLGPKADGTPLLDADERAERTVPADD; from the coding sequence ATGGAGCGACCGGTGACGGAGGCAGACCTCGTGTTCGAGCACGTTCCCGAGACCGACCAGTCGTTCGAGAACGCACTCGAGAAATCACGCGCCGGCGACCGACTGACGGTCGACGACGCCATCGAGTTACTCACGACGGGAACGGACATCGAAGGCATCGATCGGACGCGCAAGGAGCGGGTGCTCGAGGCGGCCGACCGACGGCGCGCCGAGGTCGTCGGCGACGAGGTTACCTTCGTCGCGAATATTAACAACAACGTCACGACGGCCTGCAACGTGGGCTGTCTGTTCTGTAACTTCAAGGACGCGGCACACACCTTCGAACGGGACAGCGAGGTCGAAACGGCGGGCTTTACGAAGACGCCCGGCGAATCGCGCGAAATCGTCGCGGATGCCGTCGAACGTGGCGTCTACGAGGTCACCTCCGTCTCCGGTCTCCACCCCGCGTTCACACTCGACGAGGAACACCGCGAAATCCTCGAGGCCCACCCCGAGCCGAAAGAAGTCAACTACAAGCCGCCCGAACGATACGCGACCGATCCCGGCACCTACGCCGAGCAGATGGAGGCGATGAGCGTCGACGACGTCCACGTCCACTCGATGACGCCCGAAGAGGGCTACCACGCCCGACGGGGTACCGACTGGTCCTACGAGGAGGTCTACGGCCGTCTCAAAGATGCCGGACTCGACACGGTTCCCGGCACAGCCGCCGAAATTCTCGTCGACGAGGTCCGGGACGTCATCTGTCCCGGCAAGATCGGGACTGACGACTGGCTCGAGGCGATGGAGGCCGCCGCGAACGTCGGCCTCGGACTCACTGCGACGATCATGTACGGCCACGTCGACAACGAGGCCCACCGCGCGATGCACCTGAAACGGGTTCGCGACCTCCAAGAGCGCGTCGACGGCGCAATCACGGAGTTCGTGCCGCTTTCGTTCGTCCACCAGAACACGCCCCTGTTCGAACACGACGTCGTCTCCGGCGGGGCGAGCATCGACGAGGACGAACTCATGATCGCCGTCGCCCGCCTCTTCCTCGACAATATCGACCACGTCCAGTCGTCGTGGGTCAAGTACGGCGACGAACAGGGGCTGAAGATGCTCTCCTGTGGCGCCGACGACTACATGGGGACGATCCTCTCGGAAGAGATCACGACCCGCGCCGGCGGCGAACACGGCGAGTTCCGTTCGTTCGAGGATTACGTCGAAATGATCACCTCGATCGGCCGCGTTCCGGTCGAGCGCTCGACCGACTACGAGACGCGCCGCGTCATCGATCCCGACGATCCGCCGTTCGGTCCGCAACTCGGCCCGAAAGCCGACGGGACGCCGCTGCTCGACGCGGACGAGCGCGCGGAGCGAACGGTGCCGGCCGACGACTGA
- a CDS encoding SDR family NAD(P)-dependent oxidoreductase has translation MRLEGKTAFITGSGSGLGREAAHLFAEEGATVVGADINLEGAEETIGRVEAAGQAGTALELDVTDADAVHAAIDETVAEYGLDIVLNNAGVSHQRANVEDIDEDERDRIIDVNVKGVWNGCHAAIPHFKEQGSGAIVNTASLAGVIGAPQLGAYSLTKGAVVNFTRTVAAEVGPHGVRANAVCPGVTDTAMPRENRTEEEWEATKAEMSKYYPLKRLGRPEDVANAMLFLASDEADWITGQALVVDGGFSCT, from the coding sequence ATGCGACTCGAAGGCAAGACAGCATTTATCACGGGATCCGGATCCGGACTGGGCCGCGAAGCCGCGCACCTGTTCGCCGAGGAGGGTGCGACGGTCGTCGGTGCCGATATCAACCTCGAGGGCGCTGAGGAGACGATCGGACGCGTCGAAGCGGCGGGCCAGGCGGGAACCGCACTCGAACTCGACGTTACCGACGCGGACGCGGTCCACGCGGCTATCGACGAGACGGTCGCGGAGTACGGCCTCGATATCGTGCTCAACAACGCGGGGGTCAGCCACCAGCGCGCGAACGTCGAGGATATCGACGAGGACGAGCGCGACCGAATCATCGACGTCAACGTCAAGGGCGTCTGGAACGGCTGTCACGCCGCCATCCCCCACTTCAAGGAGCAGGGGTCGGGAGCGATCGTCAACACGGCGTCGCTCGCGGGCGTCATCGGCGCGCCACAGCTCGGGGCCTACTCGCTGACCAAAGGGGCCGTCGTCAACTTCACGCGCACGGTCGCCGCGGAGGTCGGTCCCCACGGCGTGCGCGCGAACGCGGTCTGTCCGGGCGTGACGGATACGGCGATGCCTCGAGAGAATCGCACCGAGGAGGAGTGGGAAGCGACCAAGGCGGAGATGTCGAAGTACTACCCGCTGAAGCGACTCGGTCGGCCGGAGGACGTCGCCAACGCGATGTTGTTCCTGGCGAGCGACGAGGCCGACTGGATCACCGGGCAGGCGCTCGTCGTCGACGGCGGCTTCTCCTGTACCTGA
- a CDS encoding nucleoside deaminase, translating into MPPDESFIRDAIDLAQSAVDNGNTPFGSLLVVDDAVVRTAENTTRTDDDIAAHPEFKLARWAARELEPGEREACTMYTSTEPCPMCASAIVYAGLGRVVYSVSVDSLAAIRDDGVIEIPCEEVIERGNGLTTVEGPVLESEGLAVHEAFF; encoded by the coding sequence ATGCCACCCGACGAGTCCTTCATCCGAGACGCGATCGACCTCGCACAGTCCGCGGTCGACAACGGAAACACGCCGTTCGGATCACTGCTCGTCGTCGACGACGCGGTCGTCCGGACGGCCGAAAACACGACTCGCACCGACGACGATATCGCCGCCCATCCGGAATTCAAACTGGCGCGGTGGGCCGCCCGCGAACTCGAGCCGGGCGAGCGCGAGGCGTGTACGATGTACACCAGCACGGAGCCGTGTCCAATGTGTGCGAGCGCGATCGTCTACGCGGGACTCGGGCGGGTCGTCTACAGCGTCTCCGTCGACTCGCTCGCGGCGATTCGGGACGATGGGGTGATCGAAATCCCCTGCGAAGAAGTGATCGAGCGAGGCAATGGATTGACGACGGTCGAGGGGCCAGTTCTCGAGAGCGAAGGGCTTGCGGTTCACGAAGCGTTCTTTTGA
- the cofG gene encoding 7,8-didemethyl-8-hydroxy-5-deazariboflavin synthase subunit CofG, giving the protein MFPGASEYGVDIAVDDAAVDHLLSVTPDDAEAPPALTFARNVFVPLTTACRYTCTYCTYFDAPGQASLLTLEEVRDICARGADAGCTEALFTFGDDPDDRYTEIHEQLEEWGHDSIHTYLREACEVALEEGLLPHANPGDQTRDQLAEVADVNASMGVMLETTAEVGAHAGPRRKEPGQRLRTIKNAGELDVAFTTGILVGIGETWRDRAESLLAIRELHARYDHIQEVIVQPVMNNERWSDGSPDLETMRRVTAMARVALPEEISVQVPPNLAPARDLIDCGVDDLGGVSPITDDHVNPDYKWPALRELEEIAAAADLPLGERLPVYERFLPADLRTDGFDGVAADGTAEAGDGRDPNADREWISPTIREALEADGDAGERYRSVLRSETTAVSR; this is encoded by the coding sequence ATGTTCCCCGGGGCGAGCGAGTACGGCGTCGACATCGCAGTCGACGACGCGGCGGTCGACCATCTCCTTTCAGTCACGCCCGACGACGCCGAGGCACCGCCGGCGTTGACCTTCGCGCGAAACGTCTTCGTCCCGCTGACGACGGCGTGTCGCTACACCTGTACCTACTGTACGTACTTCGACGCGCCCGGACAGGCCTCCCTCCTCACGCTCGAGGAAGTCCGTGACATCTGTGCTCGCGGGGCCGACGCTGGCTGTACGGAGGCCCTCTTTACGTTCGGAGACGATCCCGACGACCGCTACACCGAGATCCACGAGCAACTCGAGGAGTGGGGCCACGACTCCATTCACACCTACCTGCGCGAGGCCTGCGAGGTCGCCCTCGAGGAAGGCCTCCTGCCCCACGCCAATCCGGGCGACCAGACGCGCGATCAGCTGGCCGAGGTCGCGGACGTCAACGCCAGTATGGGCGTGATGCTCGAGACGACGGCCGAGGTCGGCGCTCACGCCGGCCCCCGGCGGAAAGAGCCGGGACAGCGCCTGCGGACGATCAAAAACGCGGGCGAACTCGACGTCGCCTTCACGACGGGCATTCTGGTCGGCATCGGCGAGACGTGGCGCGATCGTGCGGAGAGCCTGCTCGCGATTCGTGAGTTACACGCACGCTACGACCATATCCAGGAGGTGATCGTCCAGCCCGTGATGAACAACGAGCGCTGGTCGGACGGCTCGCCCGACCTCGAGACGATGCGCCGGGTGACGGCGATGGCCCGCGTCGCCTTGCCCGAGGAGATTTCAGTGCAGGTGCCGCCGAACCTCGCGCCCGCCCGCGACCTGATCGACTGCGGCGTCGACGATCTCGGCGGGGTGTCTCCGATCACGGACGATCATGTCAACCCCGACTACAAATGGCCCGCGCTGCGCGAACTCGAGGAGATCGCGGCCGCCGCCGACTTGCCGCTCGGCGAACGGCTGCCGGTCTACGAACGGTTCCTGCCGGCCGACCTGCGAACCGACGGCTTCGACGGCGTGGCCGCCGACGGAACGGCCGAGGCGGGCGACGGTCGTGACCCGAACGCGGATCGCGAGTGGATCTCCCCGACGATTCGCGAGGCGCTCGAGGCTGACGGCGACGCTGGCGAACGGTATCGGTCGGTGCTTCGAAGCGAGACGACTGCGGTGTCGCGGTAG
- the cofC gene encoding 2-phospho-L-lactate guanylyltransferase has protein sequence MHVVVPFAATDPKTRLESVLSPTERAAFARAMLADVLCSIVEAGREPTVVATAAIDPAELDLPTHVLESVSVAVDDRPLTDAVNARLPSKTDSGDNDGDTDDAVAVVMADLALATTDALADLFAAGGEVAITPGRGGGTNALVVRHPGFRVDYHGASYLDHRKIAEEVGASLETIDSFRLATDIDEPDDLVEVLVHGDERTRALATLRDFGFELERRDGRVGVARRGADDSTRER, from the coding sequence ATGCACGTCGTCGTCCCGTTCGCCGCGACCGACCCGAAGACGCGCCTCGAGTCGGTGCTCTCCCCCACGGAGCGGGCGGCGTTCGCACGGGCCATGCTCGCGGATGTCCTGTGTTCGATCGTTGAAGCGGGCCGGGAGCCGACGGTGGTGGCGACGGCAGCGATCGATCCCGCCGAACTCGACCTTCCGACGCACGTTCTCGAGTCGGTGTCGGTCGCAGTGGACGACCGCCCGCTCACCGACGCGGTCAACGCGCGTCTGCCGAGCAAGACCGACAGTGGGGACAACGACGGTGACACGGACGACGCCGTCGCCGTTGTCATGGCCGACCTTGCGCTCGCGACGACCGACGCGCTCGCGGACCTCTTCGCGGCCGGTGGCGAGGTCGCCATCACTCCCGGTCGGGGCGGCGGCACGAACGCACTCGTCGTTCGCCACCCCGGGTTTCGGGTGGACTACCACGGGGCGTCCTATCTGGACCACCGCAAGATCGCAGAGGAAGTGGGTGCAAGCCTCGAGACGATCGATTCCTTCCGGCTGGCGACCGATATCGACGAACCCGACGATCTCGTCGAGGTGCTCGTCCACGGCGACGAGCGCACTCGCGCACTCGCGACGCTTCGCGATTTTGGATTCGAACTCGAGCGACGGGACGGCCGCGTTGGCGTCGCCAGACGCGGGGCTGATGACTCGACGCGGGAACGGTAG
- a CDS encoding tubulin/FtsZ family protein, producing MKLAMIGFGQAGGKIVDRFLDYDDRTGSGIVRAAIAVNSAKADLIGLDNIPEENRVLIGQARVKGHGVGADNELGAEVAEEDIDEVQNAIDAIPTHEVDAFLVVAGMGGGTGSGGAPVLAKHLKRIYTIPVYGLGVLPGTDEGGIYTLNAARSFQTFVREVDNLMVFDNDSWRQTGESVEGGYDQINEEIVRRFGILFGAGEVGDGQEVAESVVDSSEIINTLSGGGVSTVGFASEEVDLNTSGGLLSRFTGDGGGSTDDLDAANTTNRITSLVRKAALGRLTLPCEIEGTERALLVVSGPSEYLNRKGIERGRKWLEEETGSMEVRGGDFPREEPEVAAALLLSGVTNVPRIKRLQQVAIEAQENMDDIQQESEENLEELVEDDEDELEPLF from the coding sequence ATGAAGCTGGCGATGATCGGATTCGGACAGGCTGGTGGCAAGATCGTCGATCGATTCCTCGATTACGACGATCGGACGGGTAGCGGAATCGTCCGCGCGGCGATAGCCGTCAACTCCGCGAAAGCGGACCTCATCGGTCTCGATAATATTCCGGAGGAGAACCGCGTACTCATCGGCCAGGCCCGCGTAAAGGGCCACGGCGTGGGTGCAGACAACGAACTCGGCGCGGAAGTCGCCGAGGAGGACATCGACGAGGTGCAAAACGCTATCGACGCGATTCCGACCCACGAGGTTGACGCGTTCCTGGTCGTCGCCGGTATGGGCGGCGGAACCGGATCCGGCGGTGCACCCGTCCTCGCCAAACACTTAAAGCGTATCTACACGATTCCTGTCTACGGTCTCGGCGTGCTCCCGGGCACGGACGAGGGTGGGATCTACACCCTCAACGCGGCCAGATCGTTCCAGACCTTCGTCCGCGAAGTGGACAATCTGATGGTCTTCGACAACGACTCCTGGCGACAGACCGGCGAGTCCGTCGAAGGCGGCTACGATCAAATTAACGAGGAGATCGTCCGACGATTCGGCATTCTCTTCGGTGCAGGTGAGGTCGGTGATGGACAGGAAGTCGCCGAGAGCGTCGTCGACTCCTCGGAAATCATCAACACGCTCTCGGGCGGCGGCGTCTCGACCGTCGGCTTCGCCAGCGAGGAAGTCGACCTGAACACGAGCGGTGGTCTACTCTCGCGCTTTACCGGCGACGGTGGCGGCAGCACCGACGATTTGGACGCCGCGAACACGACCAACCGCATCACGAGCCTCGTCCGCAAGGCCGCACTCGGGCGGCTGACGCTCCCGTGTGAGATCGAAGGCACCGAGCGCGCGCTGCTCGTCGTCTCCGGTCCGTCGGAGTATCTCAACCGGAAAGGCATCGAGCGCGGGCGGAAGTGGCTCGAGGAGGAAACGGGAAGCATGGAAGTTCGCGGTGGCGACTTCCCGCGAGAAGAGCCGGAAGTGGCCGCAGCACTTCTGCTCTCGGGCGTGACGAACGTTCCGCGAATCAAGCGTCTCCAGCAGGTCGCCATCGAGGCCCAGGAGAACATGGACGACATCCAGCAAGAGAGCGAGGAGAACCTCGAAGAACTCGTCGAAGACGACGAGGACGAACTCGAGCCGCTGTTTTAG